The following proteins are co-located in the Paralichthys olivaceus isolate ysfri-2021 chromosome 2, ASM2471397v2, whole genome shotgun sequence genome:
- the per3 gene encoding period circadian protein homolog 3 — protein MCDQSAEMPGGDSGPDGEEPVQSPATGEGRGEERVTSGQQDRGAQGRGEESGASGGEVGQEDEEMTSGSHDLSSSANHSPGSATGSTSVSIKSSEHADGGRGQAHREVKVTVAEMKKRLPSDKRSRSKASTVEALHYALNCVKQVQANSEYYKLLIRTGQDERRDATVCSLEELERVTSEHTLKNTDSFVVVFSLSSGRVLYASEQAHTILSCKRKFLESAKFVELLFHQDVNVFYAHTAQPHLPPWSNSHTAGVLFDCAQVKSFFCRIRGKKDREGEMHYNPFRITPYLLKVQGTGASGEEEEPCSLALAERIISGYEAPRIPMDKRIFTTTHSPGCVFLEVDDRAVPLLGYLPQDLIGTSLLTCIHPEDRPLLLSMHRKVLKYAGQPPFEHSPVRLRCQNGDYITLDTSWSSFINPWSRKVAFIIGRHKVRTSPLNEDVFAAQTQEDFAVSHEEIKDLQAKIYKLFLQPVHNNGSSGYGSLGSNGSHEHYISVASSSDSNGNLWEDSHREPMTLQQICADVNRVKSWGQQAYLDSNHKVSLFGKPATARLLPAALNTEVRDHEESRKQTHIPSYQQINCVDNIIRYLESCTGPALKRKSESHSLATSSSSSSTSEDDKPAGAAEMAQDNSDGVVLDSEVSVGPAAVVGAPLTDITMSTKAMSVVSVTSQCSYSSTIVHVPQPESEATAPEDAPMGSEPADVAPTHIRPAPSPAAEERRFVGLTKQVLSAHTQKEEQEYVDRFRHRILQSPYSSYLQLDNSSMAHSHQQGDYLRPLSGGGWKRSRRGKPRYKRPKPQGSSDSYASPPGPPSRVPDSSWPPSESSQPQMGVPYSQTSPLQTPFFPMMATQPGPEQPPRAQQMPGPTPVLLRPPDQTQLSYSFNTIQSTQSLSGMQPIQMESIQTLQNLQNFHTMQPMAPAHTINPYLAPVMAVILPNYQTFTAGYPSMFPPSGTSMLPQAPITMMGFAPDSAPFLQPQFETQPSPHTMTSPGPLLCSPRPSSSVGEEEEAPEARALFSSSRSSSPLQLNLLQEELPKPSEGQSSTGHNHTESLHEKHANETDTPSDSGNHDAQSTSSEMLDLLLQEDARSGTGSNASGSGESGGSLRSGSGSGSNGTSTSHTGSSNSSKYFASNDSSDTSHRARKSQEVPAENQHSFDTRVETSLWSMIQHTPEQVMMTYQIHTRDQNEVLAEDKEKLRVIQPLQPWFSQEQREELAEVHPWIQQHTIPQEIDTQGCVTCSSGAGVTHFPHPPAPESSSPRDSPQQDFSGPVVDT, from the exons ATGTGTGACCAAAGTGCGGAGATGCCTGGGGGTGACAGCGGCCCAGATGGGGAGGAACCCGTGCAATCACCAGCTACAGGTGAAGgtagaggggaggagagagtgacGTCCGGGCAGCAGGACAGAGGGGcgcaggggagaggagaggagagcggtGCTTCAGGTGGAGAAGTCGGGCaggaagatgaagagatgaCCAGTGGTTCACATGACCTCTCCTCCTCGGCCAATCACAGCCCTGGGAGTGCCACTGGATCCACCTCCGTTTCAATCAAGAG CAGTGAGCATGCAGATGGTGGCAGAGGGCAGGCCCACAGAGAAGTGAAGGTCACCGTGGCTGAGATGAAGAAGAGGCTTCCGTCAGACAAGCGCAGTCGCAGCAAAGCCAGCACTGTGGAGGCCTTACATTACGCACTCAACTGTGTCAAACAAGTGCAAG CCAATAGTGAATACTACAAACTGCTGATTAGAACTGGccaggatgagaggagagatgcCACCGTTTGCTCCCTGGAAGAGTTGGAAAGAGTCACGTCTGAACACACCCTTAAAAACACG GACTCGTTCGTGGTTGTCTTCTCCCTCTCGAGCGGCCGCGTGCTGTACGCGTCAGAACAGGCTCACACCATTCTGAGCTGCAAGAGGAAGTTCCTAGAGTCGGCCAAGTTTGTGGAGCTGCTCTTCCACCAAGATGTTAATGTCTTCTACGCGCACACGGCTCAGCCGCACCTGCCACCCTGGAGCAACTCGCACACAG ccgGGGTTCTGTTTGACTGTGCGCAAGTCAAGTCCTTCTTCTGCAGAATCAG gGGCAAGAAGGACCGTGAGGGTGAGATGCATTACAATCCATTCCGGATTACGCCGTACCTGCTGAAGGTGCAGGGAACAGGAGCaagtggggaggaggaggagccatgCTCCCTGGCGCTGGCTGAACGCATCATCTCTGGATATGAAG CACCTCGTATCCCCATGGACAAGCGCATCTTCACCACCACACACTCCCCTGGTTGTGTGTTTCTTGAAGTGGATGACAg GGCTGTGCCGTTGCTAGGATACCTTCCTCAGGATCTGATTGGCACGTCGTTGCTGACTTGTATTCATCCAGAAGACCGGCCCCTCTTGCTGTCTATGCACCGGAAAG TGTTGAAGTATGCTGGCCAGCCACCATTCGAGCACTCTCCAGTGCGTCTTCGCTGTCAGAATGGAGACTACATCACCTTGGACACAAGCTGGTCCAGTTTCATCAACCCATGGAGCCGCAAGGTGGCCTTTATCATCGGACGGCATAAAGTCAGAAC GAGTCCACTGAATGAGGATGTATTTGCTGCTCAGACTCAGGAGGATTTTGCAGTCAGTCATGAGGAAATTAAAGACCTGCAGGCAAAGATCTACAAGCTTTTCCTGCAG CCGGTCCACAACAATGGTTCCAGTGGTTACGGTAGTCTGGGAAGTAACGGATCTCATGAGCATTACATCAGCGTCGCTTCTTCAAGTGACAGCAATGGTAACCTATGGGAGGACTCACACCGGGAACCG ATGACTTTGCAGCAGATCTGTGCTGACGTGAACAGAGTGAAGAGTTGGGGTCAGCAGGCTTATCTGGATTCCAACCACAAAGTTTCTCTTTTTGGAAAACCTGCCACAG CACGTCTGCTGCCTGCAGCCTTAAACACTGAGGTCAGAGATCATGAAGAAAGCaggaagcaaacacacattccTTCCTATCAGCAAATTAACTGTGTGGACAACATCATCAG ATATTTGGAAAGCTGTACAGGTCCAGCCCTTAAGCGCAAGAGTGAGTCTCATTCCCTGGCCacctcatcttcttcatcctctaCCTCAGAAGATGACAAGcctgctggagctgcagaaaTGGCTCAGGACAACTCAGATG GGGTGGTTTTGGACAGTGAGGTGTCAGTGGGCCCTGCAGCTGTAGTGGGAGCACCTCTCACAGACATCACGATGTCTACCAAGGCCATGAGTGTGGTCTCAGTCACTAGTCAGTGTTCATACAGCAGCACCATCGTACATGTGCCGCAGCCTGAGTCAG AGGCCACAGCACCAGAGGATGCACCGATGGGCAGTGAGCCTGCTGATGTTGCTCCCACCCACATCCGTCCAGCCCCGAgccctgcagcagaggagcgAAGGTTTGTAGGTCTCACCAAGCAGGTGCTGTCAGCTCATACCCAGAAGGAGGAGCAAGAGTATGTGGATCGCTTCCGCCACCGCATCCTCCAGAGCCCCTACAGCTCCTACCTGCAGCTGGACAACAGCTCGATGGCTCACTCCCATCAACAAG GTGATTACCTACGTCCATTAAGCGGCGGTGGTTGGAAACGCTCTCGGAGAGGAAAGCCTAGGTATAAGCGCCCCAAACCCCAGGGTTCCTCAGATAGCTATGCCTCCCCACCTGGCCCTCCTAGCCGTGTCCCTGACTCTTCCTGGCCTCCGTCAGAGTCCTCTCAGCCCCAGATGGGGGTGCCTTACAGCCAAACATCCCCACTCCAGACGCCATTCTTCCCTATGATGGCGACTCAGCCTGGTCCAGAGCAGCCGCCCAGAGCACAACAGATGCCTGGACCGACTCCTGTATTGCTAAGGCCTCCAGACCAAACCCAGCTCAGCTACAGCTTCAACACCATACAGTCAACTCAGAGCCTGTCAGGCATGCAACCAATCCAGATGGAGTCCATTCAGACTCTGCAGAACCTGCAGAACTTTCACACCATGCAGCCCATGGCCCCAGCCCATACCATCAACCCTTACTTGGCTCCTGTCATGGCTGTCATCCTTCCCAACTACCAAACCTTCACTGCAGGTTACCCATCCATGTTCCCTCCATCAGGTACCTCCATGCTGCCCCAGGCACCCATCACCATGATGGGCTTTGCCCCTGACAGTGCCCCTTTCCTGCAGCCTCAGTTCGAAACCCAGCCTAGCCCCCACACTATGACCTCCCCGGGCCCTCTGCTTTGCTCTCCCAGACCCAGCTCCTCTGttggggaagaggaggaggcaccTGAAGCCCGGGCTTTATTCTCCAGCTCTCGCTCAAGCTCTCCACTGCAGCTCAACcttctgcaggaggagctgcctAAGCCAAGTGAGGGGCAGAGCAGCACCGGGCACAACCACACAGAGAGCCTCCATGAAAAACATGCCAACGAG ACTGACACCCCCAGTGACTCTGGGAACCATGATgcccagtctacatccagtGAGATGCTTGACCTGCTACTGCAGGAGGATGCCAGGTCAGGGACCGGATCCAACGCCTCAGGATCAGGGGAGTCTGGAGGCTCGTTGcgatctggatctggatctggttCCAATGGAACCTCCACCTCTCACACTG gcagcagcaacagcagcaaataCTTCGCCAGCAATGATTCATCAGACACGTCGCACAGAGCCCGCAAGAGCCAGGAGGTACCAGCAGAGAACCAGCACAGCTTCGACACACGTGTGGAGACCTCCCTGTGGAGCATGATCCAGCACACACCTGAGCAAGTCATGATGACGTACCAGATCCACACCAG GGACCAGAATGAGGTGTTAGCAGAAGACAAGGAGAAGCTTCGGGTTATTCAGCCTCTCCAGCCCTGGTTCAGccaggagcagagagaagagctggCTGAAGTCCATCCCTGGATCCAACAGCACACTATCCCACAAGAGATTGATACACAG ggtTGTGTGACCTGCAGCTCAGGAGCAGGGGTCACCCACTTCCCTCACCCACCTGCCCCAGAGAGCTCCTCCCCTCGGGACAGCCCTCAGCAGGACTTCAGTGGACCTGTGGTGGACACTTGA
- the LOC109629051 gene encoding matrix remodeling-associated protein 8-like, with amino-acid sequence MRREDIIFQALLLIHIPVACFFFAASAQSDSSSSVVVAGYNVSAPAGSRVVLQCVSGRMVWTRDRVRDRQRVVHWDLYRAQPDYAMERVVDMFSAGEQRIYNSYNLGRVGIIPSAFRDGNFSLVIKDVTMNDRGLYSCNLHHLYCHLYETVRVQLNVTKSRRKEQRFWDGQKAVFVVLLGSTVALPCINRRNVWTDWSNEEGDQQVVHWDRQSPGIHHDRADRLVDLYASGEQRSYGPLFLQRKMNISNQAFSEGDFSLTISDLKPTDEGMYSCHLHHHYCGLHERREFQVTVEPPVIQTTQPAIALPAADKDSTKAESPRVINVIVADQRHHFLLPLGYVLTSLLLLAFIILIIILITRRRRMKEFYPQASMRSSRSESSSDELEMDVTGVCVSNDEERGFEYKNNLLKEKVHVNTQPKVIDLDKELQKFSK; translated from the exons atgaggagggaggacatcaTATTTCAGGCGCTCCTCTTGATCCACA tCCCTGTGGCCTGCTTCTTCTTTGCAG cctcagctcagtccgacagcagcagcagtgtggtgGTGGCTGGGTACAACGTGAGTGCCCCGGCCGGGTCGAGGGTggtgctgcagtgtgtgagtggcCGCATGGTGTGGACCAGGGACAgggtgagggacagacagagggtgGTCCACTGGGACCTGTACCGGGCCCAACCTGACTACGCCATGGAGAGGGTGGTGGACATGTTCTCTGCAGGGGAGCAGAGGATTTACAACTCCTACAACCTGGGCAGGGTCGGTATCATCCCATCGGCCTTCAGGGACGGAAACTTCTCCCTGGTCATCAAAG ATGTGACGATGAACGACAGAGGCCTGTACTCCTGTAACCTCCACCACCTCTACTGTCACCTGTACGAGACAGTCAGAGTCCAGCTCAACGTCACTAAATCAC GCCGTAAAGAGCAGCGTTTCTGGGATGGACAGAAGGCAGTGTTCGTGGTGCTGCTCGGGAGCACGGTGGCGCTGCCGTGCATCAACCGACGCAATGTTTGGACGGACTGGAGCAACGAGGAGGGGGACCAGCAG GTGGTTCACTGGGACCGTCAGTCACCAGGGATCCACCACGACCGCGCTGACCGGCTGGTGGACCTGTACGCCTCTGGAGAGCAGCGTAGCTATGGGCCGCTGTTCCTCCAGAGGAAGATGAACATCAGCAATCAGGCCTTCTCAGAGGGAGACTTCTCACTGACCATATCTGACCTAAAG CCCACAGATGAGGGGATGTATTcctgccacctccaccatcattACTGTGGTCTACATGAAAGAAGAGAGTTCCAGGTCACAGTGGAGCCACCGGTGATTCAGACCACCCAACCAGCCATAGCACTGCCTGCTGCGGAcaaag ACTCTACCAAGGCTGAATCACCGCGAGTCATCAATGTTATCGTGGCCGACCAGAGACATCACTTCCTCCTGCCGCTGGGATACGTCCTCAcgtctctcctgctgctggctttcatcatcctcatcatcatcctcatcacacGCAGACGTAGAATGAAAG agtTTTACCCACAGGCATCTATGAG GTCCAGCCGGAGTGAGAGCAGCTCTGATGAGTTAGAGATGGACGTTACTGGAGTCTGTGTGTCCAACGACGAGGAGAGAGGATTTG AGTACAAGAACAACCTGCTGAAAGAGAAAGTCCATGTGAACACTCAACCTAAAGTCATTGATCTTGACAAAG AATTGCAGAAATTTTCTAAGTGA
- the psma5 gene encoding proteasome subunit alpha type-5, with product MFLTRSEYDRGVNTFSPEGRLFQVEYAIEAIKLGSTAIGIQTSEGVCLAVEKRITSPLMEPNSIEKIVEIDSHIGCAMSGLIADAKTLIDKARVETQNHWFTYNETMTVESVTQAVSNLALQFGEEDADPGAMSRPFGVALLFGGVDEKGPQLYHMDPSGTFVQCDARAIGSASEGAQSSLQEVYHKSMTLKDAIKSSLTILKQVMEEKLNATNIELATVEPGKTFHMYSKEELEDVIKDI from the exons ATGTTTCTGACGAGATCGGAATATGACAG AGGTGTGAACACATTCTCTCCTGAGGGAAGACTGTTCCAGGTTGAATATGCCATCGAGGCCATAAAA TTGGGCTCCACAGCCATTGGTATCCAGACATCAGAGGGGGTGTGTCTGGCTGTGGAGAAGAGGATCACCTCTCCCCTGATGGAGCCCAACAGCATTGAGAAGATTGTGGAGATTGACAGTCACATTG GTTGTGCCATGAGTGGCTTGATAGCTGATGCTAAGACTCTAATCGACAAAGCAAGAGTGGAAACGCAG AACCACTGGTTCACTTATAATGAGACGATGACAGTGGAGAGTGTGACTCAGGCTGTGTCCAACCTGGCACTGCAgtttggagaggaggatgctgacCCTGGTGCCATG AGTCGACCATTCGGTGTAGCACTTCTGTTTGGAGGAGTTGATGAAAAAGGGCCTCAGCT GTACCACATGGACCCATCAGGAACCTTTGTGCAGTGTGACGCACGGGCCATCGGCTCAGCATCTGAGGGAGCACAGAGTTCTCTGCAAGAAGTCTACCACAAG TCCATGACATTAAAAGATGCCATCAAGTCATCCCTTACCATTCTGAAGCAGGTGATGGAGGAAAAGCTCAATGCCACCAACATCGAG CTGGCAACAGTTGAGCCCGGGAAGACTTTCCACATGTATTccaaagaggagctggaggatgtAATCAAGGACATCTAG